Proteins encoded together in one Polaribacter reichenbachii window:
- a CDS encoding AraC family transcriptional regulator: MNPKFEKVPLGDKKSILAFRFSSRNFEAPWHFHPQHELTLIEKSNGTKFIGDYVGPFEKGELVLLRSNLPHCWKNDSNSSDSSASIVIQWNKGIFAKVYELEGVFTMLKAASKGIIFDKKDVDIIQSEIKKTLGLEKTALYLQLQNILVKLSELPYKQLSNRSFIDDLPSEYTSRMRKIHDFIDHNYQKKIYLKDLAALVSMSEQSFSRFFSKIMGKPFFTFLNEYRIHTANKMLIDTDWSVREICFACGYESLAFFHRQFHKFNNTTPSKYRKSHRIK; this comes from the coding sequence ATGAATCCAAAATTTGAGAAAGTTCCTTTGGGTGATAAAAAGTCTATTTTGGCTTTTAGATTTTCTTCTAGAAACTTTGAAGCTCCTTGGCATTTTCATCCACAGCATGAACTTACATTGATAGAAAAAAGTAATGGTACAAAATTTATAGGCGATTATGTTGGCCCTTTTGAAAAAGGAGAATTGGTTTTATTACGCTCTAATTTGCCTCATTGTTGGAAAAATGATTCAAATTCAAGTGATTCTTCTGCATCTATAGTAATTCAATGGAATAAAGGAATTTTTGCTAAAGTTTATGAATTAGAAGGTGTTTTTACTATGCTTAAAGCGGCTTCTAAAGGAATTATTTTTGATAAAAAAGATGTAGATATTATTCAATCGGAAATAAAAAAAACGCTTGGTTTAGAAAAAACAGCCTTGTATTTACAGCTTCAAAATATATTGGTAAAATTATCAGAATTACCTTATAAACAGCTTTCTAATAGAAGTTTTATAGACGATTTACCAAGTGAATATACATCGCGCATGCGAAAAATTCACGATTTTATAGATCATAATTATCAAAAGAAAATTTATTTAAAAGATTTGGCAGCGCTTGTAAGTATGTCTGAGCAGTCTTTTTCTCGTTTTTTTAGCAAAATTATGGGGAAACCTTTTTTTACTTTTTTAAATGAGTATAGAATTCATACTGCAAACAAAATGTTAATTGATACAGATTGGTCTGTTAGAGAAATTTGTTTTGCCTGTGGTTATGAATCTTTGGCATTTTTTCACAGGCAATTTCATAAATTTAATAATACAACTCCTTCTAAATATAGAAAGAGTCATAGAATTAAATAA
- a CDS encoding 2Fe-2S iron-sulfur cluster-binding protein, translated as MAKITFITSDNETITLEGTSGSVMELAVNNNVKGIDGDCGGVCSCATCHVHVAPEDFAKTGGPEELENDMLEFDDLTNEYSRLSCQLQISEALDGIVLKVAK; from the coding sequence ATGGCAAAAATAACATTTATAACAAGCGATAACGAAACCATAACTTTAGAAGGAACATCTGGTTCTGTAATGGAATTAGCTGTAAATAACAACGTAAAAGGAATTGATGGCGATTGTGGTGGCGTTTGTTCTTGCGCAACTTGTCACGTTCACGTAGCTCCAGAAGATTTTGCAAAAACAGGTGGTCCAGAAGAATTAGAAAACGATATGTTAGAGTTCGATGATTTAACAAACGAATACAGTCGCCTTTCTTGTCAGCTACAAATTAGCGAAGCATTAGATGGAATTGTTTTAAAAGTGGCTAAATAA
- a CDS encoding cytochrome P450, with amino-acid sequence MKVSEFPDAFKKEREEKGYDSIEDQNDPAMMILGHKDVRKCAHQWQTFQSGAKPGRIVIPSEVNIRETRQIPFEVDPPEHKSYRNLLEAWFKRPLNEDYKNQLTTQIESIVDEVLNKDAIEVVGDFSLPLQSRALTLLLNIPYSEADLWISWGTHVFRSEDTALDADKANILYNYIDQEIDKAIENPSESLYSQLLNSKVNGKKLTKEEVKGVMILTFAGGRDTVINAVTNSIAYFSEHPNSLKALKENPAMINKAVEELVRYFTPLTQMGRVATKDAEVCEHAVKADSRIALNWASANRDERVFENPNEVVLDRKVNPHLSFGFGIHNCLGATHARQILRILLATLSKKVTSIDVLEAKENIEDLGNFKRKVGFDSLKVQFNK; translated from the coding sequence ATGAAGGTAAGTGAATTTCCAGATGCTTTTAAAAAAGAAAGAGAAGAAAAAGGATACGATTCTATAGAAGATCAAAACGATCCTGCAATGATGATTTTAGGACATAAAGATGTTCGAAAATGTGCTCATCAATGGCAAACTTTTCAATCGGGTGCAAAACCAGGTAGAATTGTAATTCCGTCAGAAGTAAACATCAGAGAAACTAGGCAAATTCCTTTTGAAGTAGATCCACCAGAACATAAATCGTATAGAAATCTTTTAGAAGCTTGGTTTAAAAGACCTTTAAATGAAGATTATAAAAACCAATTAACTACTCAAATAGAAAGTATTGTAGACGAGGTTTTAAATAAAGATGCTATAGAAGTTGTAGGCGATTTTTCTTTACCTCTACAATCTAGAGCTTTAACATTATTGTTAAACATCCCTTATTCAGAAGCAGATTTATGGATTTCATGGGGAACTCATGTTTTTAGAAGCGAAGACACAGCTTTAGATGCAGATAAAGCAAATATTTTATACAATTATATAGATCAAGAAATAGATAAAGCCATAGAAAACCCAAGCGAAAGTTTGTATTCTCAGCTTTTAAATTCTAAAGTAAATGGTAAAAAATTAACCAAAGAAGAAGTAAAAGGTGTAATGATTTTAACCTTTGCTGGTGGTAGAGACACTGTAATTAATGCAGTTACAAACTCAATTGCTTATTTTTCAGAACATCCTAATTCTTTAAAAGCTTTAAAAGAAAATCCTGCAATGATTAACAAAGCTGTAGAGGAATTGGTGCGTTATTTTACACCTCTTACACAAATGGGTAGAGTAGCTACCAAAGATGCAGAAGTTTGTGAACACGCTGTAAAAGCAGACAGTAGAATTGCCTTAAACTGGGCATCTGCTAACAGAGACGAACGTGTTTTTGAGAATCCTAATGAAGTAGTTTTAGATAGAAAAGTAAATCCGCATTTAAGCTTTGGTTTTGGTATACACAACTGTCTAGGCGCAACTCATGCCCGTCAAATTTTAAGAATTTTACTGGCAACTTTATCAAAAAAAGTAACATCTATAGATGTTTTAGAAGCAAAAGAAAATATAGAAGATTTGGGCAACTTTAAAAGAAAAGTTGGTTTCGATTCTTTAAAAGTACAATTTAATAAATAA
- a CDS encoding NAD(P)/FAD-dependent oxidoreductase: MLETANQICVVIGASHAGVNFAFNLRKEGWQGAIILYDVDPNTPYHRPPLSKSYIVNGDLNSNLLKPLESYQKENITLELGKKVTSINRALKTISIENETDQKYDKLVIATGAIALIPQINGIKEATNLFAMRTAADAIAIKNAIDTSSEKRVVIIGGGYIGLETAASLKKIGAKVIVLERESRVLERVTAPLMSEYFMDLHQENGVKILIKKNVISIKNEGSFNTVFCDDNTYFEADIVIVGVGIRVNAELAKNADLEIENGIKVNQFAQTNDKNIYAIGDCTLHYNPHYDKFIRLESVQNAVDQSKVAAASICGKNLIYDTIPWFWSDQYDVKLQMVGLSNGYNEVLLRKEATENTSFSVWYFKNEELLAVDAINNGKAYVLGTRFIKGKQKINKSKLVDVSIPMKPTSFL; encoded by the coding sequence ATGTTAGAAACTGCAAATCAAATTTGTGTTGTAATTGGAGCCAGTCATGCAGGTGTAAATTTTGCTTTTAATCTTAGAAAAGAAGGTTGGCAAGGTGCTATTATTTTGTATGATGTAGATCCAAATACACCTTATCACAGACCTCCATTATCAAAATCTTATATTGTAAATGGCGATTTAAATAGCAACCTTTTAAAGCCTCTAGAATCTTATCAAAAGGAAAATATCACCTTAGAGTTAGGTAAAAAAGTTACCTCTATCAATAGAGCTTTAAAAACCATTTCTATAGAAAATGAAACCGATCAAAAATATGATAAACTTGTAATTGCAACTGGTGCAATCGCTTTAATTCCGCAAATAAATGGCATTAAAGAAGCCACAAATTTGTTTGCAATGCGAACTGCTGCAGATGCTATTGCTATTAAAAATGCCATAGATACATCATCAGAAAAAAGAGTTGTGATTATTGGAGGTGGCTATATTGGTTTAGAAACGGCTGCTTCTCTTAAAAAAATTGGTGCAAAAGTAATTGTTTTAGAAAGGGAATCTAGAGTTTTAGAAAGAGTTACAGCTCCATTAATGTCTGAGTATTTTATGGATTTACATCAAGAAAATGGTGTGAAAATTTTAATCAAAAAAAATGTAATTTCTATAAAAAACGAAGGTAGTTTTAATACTGTTTTTTGTGATGATAACACTTATTTTGAAGCTGATATCGTAATTGTAGGGGTTGGAATTCGTGTAAACGCAGAATTGGCAAAAAATGCTGATTTAGAAATTGAAAACGGAATAAAAGTAAACCAGTTTGCACAAACCAATGATAAAAACATCTACGCAATTGGCGATTGCACTTTACACTACAACCCTCATTATGATAAGTTTATTCGTTTAGAATCTGTTCAAAATGCCGTAGATCAAAGCAAAGTTGCAGCTGCATCTATTTGTGGTAAAAACTTAATTTACGATACAATTCCTTGGTTTTGGTCAGATCAATATGATGTTAAATTGCAAATGGTTGGTTTATCTAATGGTTATAATGAAGTGTTGTTGAGAAAAGAAGCAACCGAAAACACCAGTTTTTCTGTGTGGTATTTTAAAAATGAAGAATTATTAGCTGTGGATGCCATTAACAACGGAAAAGCCTACGTTTTAGGAACACGTTTTATAAAAGGAAAACAAAAAATTAACAAATCGAAATTGGTTGATGTTTCAATACCCATGAAACCTACTAGTTTTTTATAG
- a CDS encoding Zn-dependent alcohol dehydrogenase yields MSLQSKSAIATGDGKFIIDTITIANPKEDEIVVKIKAAGLCHTDHDSLTWGKPIILGHEGAGIIEKIGANITDFKVGDKVILNWATPCMKCFQCQEGNQHICENNSPVTAGGNGYTPGHAHLEGSKWNNKPIERSFNIGTIAEYALVKESACVKLDSEMPMPSASIISCGVMTGYGSAVNTAKVTAGSSAVILGTGGVGLNVIQGAKISGAAKIIAIDINPERLKMAKQFGATHTILADKNDVGLMNASEEVKKMTNGRGADFAFECTAIPALGAAPLAMIRNAGTAVQVSGIEETISIDMNLFEWDKIYINPLYGKCRPHIDFPKLVDLYDKGDLLLDEMITKTYPIENLQQAFDDMLAGKNAKGVIVFD; encoded by the coding sequence ATGAGTTTACAATCAAAATCTGCAATAGCAACTGGCGATGGAAAGTTTATTATTGATACCATAACAATAGCAAATCCGAAGGAAGATGAAATCGTTGTAAAGATAAAAGCAGCTGGTTTGTGCCATACAGATCACGATTCTTTAACTTGGGGTAAACCTATTATTTTAGGTCATGAAGGTGCAGGTATCATAGAAAAAATTGGCGCCAATATTACCGATTTTAAAGTTGGTGATAAAGTTATTTTAAACTGGGCCACGCCCTGTATGAAATGTTTTCAATGTCAAGAAGGTAACCAACATATTTGCGAAAATAACTCACCTGTAACTGCTGGTGGAAATGGTTACACTCCAGGTCACGCACATTTAGAAGGATCAAAATGGAATAACAAACCTATAGAACGTTCTTTTAATATTGGTACCATTGCAGAATATGCTTTGGTAAAAGAATCTGCTTGTGTAAAATTAGATTCAGAAATGCCAATGCCATCTGCAAGTATTATTAGTTGCGGAGTAATGACAGGTTATGGTTCTGCTGTAAATACAGCCAAAGTTACTGCAGGTAGTTCTGCTGTAATTCTTGGAACTGGTGGAGTTGGATTAAACGTAATTCAAGGTGCAAAAATATCTGGTGCAGCAAAAATTATTGCCATTGATATTAATCCTGAACGATTAAAAATGGCAAAACAATTTGGGGCAACTCATACCATTTTAGCAGACAAAAATGATGTTGGTTTGATGAATGCATCAGAAGAAGTTAAAAAAATGACAAATGGTAGAGGAGCAGATTTTGCTTTCGAATGTACTGCAATTCCGGCTTTAGGTGCTGCACCTTTAGCTATGATTCGTAATGCAGGAACTGCAGTTCAAGTAAGTGGAATTGAAGAAACCATATCTATAGATATGAATTTATTTGAATGGGATAAAATTTACATCAATCCATTGTATGGTAAATGCAGACCACATATCGATTTTCCGAAACTGGTAGATTTATATGATAAAGGCGATTTATTATTAGATGAAATGATAACCAAAACCTATCCAATAGAAAATTTACAACAAGCTTTTGACGATATGTTAGCAGGTAAAAATGCCAAAGGAGTTATTGTTTTTGATTAA